The proteins below are encoded in one region of Nocardioides marmorisolisilvae:
- a CDS encoding NAD-dependent deacylase has translation MVVVLTGAGISAESGLATFRGPDGLWEGHRPEDVATPEAFLSAPELVQRFYDDRRAALATVEPNAAHRALARLEHALGDAFLLVTQNIDDLHERAGSRRVLHMHGRLKAARCTECGESTHWDGTLVDEPPCPFCSQRALRPDVVWFGEIPYGLSEIDVALRRVRVFVSIGTSGNVYPAAGFASFARAVGARTVELNLEPSLGIDDFVEHQHGPATQVVPAWVDGFLAEREA, from the coding sequence ATGGTCGTGGTCCTTACCGGCGCCGGAATCTCTGCGGAGTCCGGGCTGGCCACCTTCCGCGGACCCGACGGACTGTGGGAGGGGCACCGGCCCGAGGACGTCGCGACCCCCGAGGCGTTCCTCTCCGCGCCGGAGCTGGTGCAGCGGTTCTACGACGACCGCCGCGCCGCGCTCGCGACCGTCGAGCCGAATGCCGCCCACCGCGCGCTCGCTCGCCTCGAGCACGCGCTCGGGGACGCCTTCCTGCTGGTGACCCAGAACATCGACGACCTGCACGAGCGCGCGGGGTCGCGGCGGGTGCTGCACATGCACGGCCGGCTCAAGGCGGCCCGCTGCACCGAGTGCGGAGAGTCGACCCACTGGGACGGGACCCTCGTCGACGAGCCGCCGTGTCCGTTCTGCTCCCAGCGCGCGCTGCGTCCCGACGTGGTCTGGTTCGGCGAGATCCCCTATGGGCTGAGCGAGATCGACGTGGCACTGCGGCGGGTCAGGGTCTTCGTCTCGATCGGTACGTCGGGCAACGTCTACCCGGCAGCGGGGTTCGCCTCGTTCGCCCGAGCCGTGGGCGCGCGGACGGTGGAGCTGAACCTCGAGCCGAGCCTCGGGATCGACGACTTCGTCGAACACCAGCACGGGCCTGCCACCCAGGTGGTGCCGGCGTGGGTCGACGGCTTCCTTGCGGAGCGCGAAGCCTAG
- a CDS encoding VIT1/CCC1 transporter family protein, which translates to MESADVTDEHGLESGDIGPHDEEPHDVDLRSRLNWLRAAVLGANDGIVSVAGLVMGVAAATSHSHTILVAGLAGLFAGALSMAAGEYVSVSTQRDTELALLAKEAAELAEDPEEELAELASIYQDKGLSARLALEVARELTSHDPLAAHADAELGIDPEDLTNPWHAAWASMVAFTVGAVLPLLVITLAPSAVRIAATAVAVVLALVLTGWLSAWAGDAPRLRAIVRNVAGGALAMAVTYLIGSIVGGSAGSAT; encoded by the coding sequence ATGGAGAGTGCGGACGTGACCGACGAGCACGGCCTCGAATCCGGTGACATCGGCCCTCACGACGAGGAGCCGCACGACGTCGACCTGCGCAGCCGGCTGAACTGGCTGCGCGCCGCCGTACTCGGTGCCAACGACGGCATCGTCTCGGTGGCCGGTCTCGTGATGGGGGTCGCGGCCGCGACGTCGCACAGTCACACGATCCTCGTCGCCGGACTGGCCGGCCTCTTCGCCGGCGCGCTGAGCATGGCCGCCGGCGAGTACGTCTCGGTGAGCACCCAGCGGGACACCGAGCTGGCCCTGCTCGCCAAGGAGGCTGCCGAGCTCGCCGAGGATCCCGAGGAGGAGCTCGCCGAGCTGGCGTCCATCTATCAGGACAAAGGTCTCAGCGCGCGCCTCGCGCTCGAGGTCGCTCGGGAGCTGACCTCCCATGACCCCCTCGCCGCCCACGCTGACGCCGAGCTCGGCATCGATCCCGAGGACCTGACCAACCCCTGGCACGCGGCGTGGGCCTCCATGGTGGCGTTCACGGTGGGCGCGGTACTGCCGCTGCTGGTGATCACGCTGGCGCCGAGCGCCGTCCGGATCGCTGCGACCGCGGTCGCGGTGGTGCTGGCGCTCGTCCTGACCGGCTGGTTGTCCGCGTGGGCGGGTGATGCGCCGCGGCTCCGCGCCATCGTGCGCAACGTGGCCGGTGGAGCCCTCGCGATGGCCGTCACCTACCTGATCGGGTCCATCGTCGGAGGGTCCGCCGGCTCCGCCACGTGA